From the genome of Vitis riparia cultivar Riparia Gloire de Montpellier isolate 1030 chromosome 2, EGFV_Vit.rip_1.0, whole genome shotgun sequence:
ttaaatttttctaagtTATATCTTTTATCAATGTAAAATAACAAATGTTATTGTgatgatatttatttatcatgatatatatatatatatatatatatatatatatatatatatatatatatatatatatatatatatatatatatatatatatatatatatatatatatataatttatttatttataattaaacattatataatataataggaaatacatatttgattatatataataaattgtgatgtaaaattttttatcaaaaaatatttaataataaataattttatgacaTAACATATTCCTCATCATACATATGCATATATACACACACCCTATTAAATATTTGTTCTAAAACATCTtagcaaaaatataaaagtattactattttttgtcaCTAACCACtgttatcacaaaaaaaaaaaaaaaaaaaaaaatacacacacacaactTTGATGGCAAAATAATTTGTCACAAGAGAATAAGtgatttctaatttaaaattttatttttccttaatgcaacaatattatcataaaataataattataaatagtaaatatgttttctaaaaatggTTGATGATTTggtaacaaaaaaatttcatcattggaaattgaaaattagtgACAAATAATTTCATCATAAATATATGGTTTCATCATTGGTGATGAAAATTATTCatcattaaaaatttaaaattagtgaCAAGTAATTTCATtacaaatatatgtattttgtCATCAAAAAATTTCTGACCAAACAATTTTTCATGCCACTTCTTTAGTGATAAAAATAGCTTTGTAAAGAAAACTTAATGGTAagatattttatgataaaatctcTCTTTCATAGCACAAGATTTATAGTTGGTGATGAAATTTTAGTCGTAGATAACAAATTTGTTACTAAATTAATTTCACATTTGTTATagtgattatgaaaaaaaaaaaagtcataaaacgagaattggaatggaaacaaaaaaacaagagaatATTTAAACAACTTGAGGAGTATTTAAATGCTCCATAGGACATTCAAACATCCTCTGGGACATTCAGATATCCCTTAAAATGTTCAAACTATCCATGGAGAGTTCAAAAGTCCCATAGAGCATTCAAATGTCATCTTTGAGGCATTCAAACATTGGAcctttcattttcataattttgttgtgttgttatttctaaaaatcgtttttggtaaattttaaaaagtaaaacttTCCATAATTGTATCGTAAGGTTTGTCAACTATAAAGTTGAATATTCTTTTGCAAACATAGGGTACAGGAGAATAACCATTCTTAAAGCCTTAAAAACTCCACTGAAAGGAAACTTTTGGCTATTAAGACGGTCAAGAATTCACATTACATAAACTTCAAGAAGGACTTTGAGTGATTTGCTAAGGAATACAAGAAAGTGTTATATTAGGGATGTGGAAAAATAGTGTAGTTCAATCATATGAACTTCAAAAAGGACTTTGAGTGATTTGCTAAGAAGCTCAAGAGAGTCTTATGTTAGAGATGTGGAAAAAAGAGTGCAAATATTGATGATATATGATCCTAAAGAGTAAGAGCATTCGGTTAGATAAACCATCTATAGTTGTTTTACACTTTTGTGTTTTTAGGTGGTTTTTTCATATTACATCGTGTGTAAAATCATGTGATTAAAACTTTTGTACATGAGAGTGATAAATTCTTAATcattattgaaaattgaatattaattaagtaattaaaaaaagtttaattttggGGAATATAGTTTGGACTAACTATTTCCTCTCCTCCCATATGAGATTCCTACTCTTTATTGTGTATTAACCTTAATAGCTAGcctttactatatatatatatatatatttgtgatgAAATGTAAGGATTATGACTTGGTCATCTAGGTTGTTTGGAAtggaaattctaaaaattatctttaaaattttaaaatttattagtttCACTGATAAGACAAACCCACATGGATGCCTTTCATATGTGTAAGGATAGAGATATGTCCAAAGCACACccatctaaaaatattattcagattaatattttattgaccAATTCTTATTCAGCCTCCAAGGGAAATGCCTATCAAGGTTGGTCCAAATGCATTAAAACATGGAagtcattatttaattttgttgcaAGCCACCCACCCATAGAATAATTTGTCTAGAAAATGATGGGTGGAGAAAGACAACATCCATcaaggaaatataaaaaaataaaaatataataaaagttcCTAAAAGATTCTTCAGAAAGaggaattgaaaaagaagacaaatataattatatagaaataCATGATAATATgctatattataattatatagaattatatgataatatataatggaAAAAGTGAGTTTCCATgtatccatataaaaataatcataaaataagaatCCTTTAAAAAGAATTCgaagaattcaaatttcatgCATTCATCAGTCGAAGAAAATACCTAAGATGGCTAAATGTAATACCTATATCATTAAAAGGTAATACATGAATAGTCAAATGTAGTACCTTTCACCAAAAAGTTTAAgaaatgctaattatttttaaataattgtttgaaatttgtattttataaatttgggtTCTTAtgatgtggttttttttttttcatgagtaAATGGAAAcacactttttcttttaaaaaatgaaagctaCAGAAGCCTTCATGGGCACTAAACCCCACTGCCATTCATTTCCATAAATAAATAGTgaaaccaaaagttttgttGATTGTGAGCTGGAATCCAATGcaatttttatggaaattttgtgttttcttcataCCTACCTACCAGGATCAAAGCAGAACACCAGAGccgtttggtaattgttttcaaaaatagttttgaaaagcaatttttaaaaacagtttttaatttttttttttttttttttatgttttattaaacaaaaatctgtttgaaaacctaaactatttttaacctattttaatattttaaaatatgttttaaaaataatttttatatctagtgtgttattttaataattttatatgtttatataattattttttaaaacaaccataagaaaagtgaaaacaatagaaaacaattaaaaaatgttttttgaaaacatcctATTTTAAGAacgaaaagaaaataaaaaatagtttttgattgctaaatatattttcttatttttttattctggaTAACATAAAACTATTATCGAAACAATCGACAAACAGCCCCAggtctttttatctttttatagtTGGGTTGACTCTCAGTGCTACCCTTTCTTCCCTGAAATTTCTGGCGACGTCCTTCCTGAGTTCCTCCCACCTTCTTCCCCACATACCTCCCTTAACTGTTCTCAAAAGATAGCTTAAATGCTAAGCCACCCCTGCCTCCTAGCCTGAAGAGAAATCAAGCTTcaaaatctctttgtaattttgACACAAAAAGGAGGGGAAAAAACAACCATGACTTCCACAAACACCCAAATCATCTCTTATTCTCCTCCTCCGCCTTCTTCCTCTTCTAAATCCACCCGTCTATTCGCTTATGAAGTCTTCTTGAGTTTCAGAGGAGAAGACACCCGCTATGGTTTCACCGATCATCTTTATGAGGCTTTGATTTCCTATGGAATTCACACCTTTAGAGATGACGAAGAAATCAAGAGAGGAGGAGAAGTTGCGTCTGAGCTCCTGAATGCTATTGAAGAATCAAAgatttttgttatcattttttcgGAAAACTATGCTACCTCCAGGTGGTGTCTAGATGAACTCGTGAAGATCTTCGAATGCATGGCAACAAAGCAGCGACTAATTCTACCCATTTTCTGTCATGTGGATCCATCAGATGTCCGAAAACAATCAGGAAGTTATGACCAAGCATTTCTTGATCACGAAAGAGAAGCAGATGTGGAGAAAAAGGAGAAGATTCAGAAGTGGAGACTTGCCTTGACAAAAGCAGGCAATCTAGCTGGATATGACCTACAAAAATATCGGTAACTATAATTTCCTTTcatctttaatttcaaaattttctccttCAATCTGGGTTGACCTTTTTACTACTCCTAAAAATTAGGCCAAGTTgttataaaatttgattaaacCTGTGAGCATTATAGTTTCCACAGATTGTTCATCCAACTTTACCAAAAAtgcttttctaaaattaaaagaaaaaaaagtttttagtttttctaatttttatcacTTAACTTTGTTTGATTCTTTGAAAActaaagataaagaaaatagagaagaaaaatacaaggaaagagaaaagttttataaaattgaagatttctattaataaaagtacaatataaaaataaaaattacataaattaaaattaaaaatattagtttttgctaaaagttttattttgtcaataataaaatataaaaatcaaataaaattgaaaaaaaaatatataaaaaaattaaattctattcAAAATCAACCACTATGTAAacactaaatatgaaaataaaaaaatagaaggaaataaaactAATAGCCATTATTCCTTGTATATTGACTTtccctttatttcttttttatttttttcttcttagatATTTTGCCACATTGgattcttttatgatttttttttaaaaaaattaagaaatgtaATAGTAAAAACAGTTACATCTTGAGATTTAGTAACAATacttacaaattttaataaagatatTAGTTTAGAAAAATCTAGAACATGTTTGGGAAATGTTTTTTGTAACAATTTTctgttcttcaaaacaaaaaacacaaaaaacatgtttgacagtcaaaaactgttttccgttttctgtttttaagaatagaaaaaatagtatttttcagagaatatcttttatttgttttatgttgtttttacttgttttctaaaagttattttaagaaataattataaaaacatgtagaataattaaaaataaaacattagacataaaattattttttaaaacatatttaaaaatattaaaaacatattaaaaatattttaagtttccaagtaaacttttgttttacaaaaattagaaaatgatttttaaaaactgttctcaaaaactatttttcataattgtttttaaaaatagttattaaacaGACCCTTAGTTTTTGTTATAAATGCATTCAAAATGATAATACATTACCACCACTTTCTCTTCACTTCCCCTCGTCCATGTGCCCCCTTTATTACATGTAATGTTCTATTTATTACATTTAATGAAACCATAAATGAAGTAGCAATTAATGGACCTTTGTAAGCCTATAAAAGGCCCttggaatgaaaagaaaattctctCTTCATTCTTTGATTTCCTCTTCTcctttatacatttattattctTCATAGCTTACATTTGgtttatttgtaatatatttttaatttaatttaatttttattcaagatAATTAGTGAGAGTTTTCCTTAAATTCTAATGTCAGATGATAAGGTGATGAGCTGGTTTAATTAGAAACATTACATTGTTAATTAAGAGTATACATATCAAACACTTCATGAATAAGGAGAATTTTTTCACTTAAAGTGATCTACATCCATCTTTATTTTCTACTAAGTAATACTCCTTATGATTGTAGTTTTATAGATATGcataactaaaagaaaaagaaatattagaatattattATGCTCAAACCAActttaacaaaaacaaaaataaaaaattaccaagTATAACCTTAGTAACTTTATAGAGAacaaataaagaatttaaaaaagagGCAATTATGCTTTAGGGGTAGATAAAACTAATAAAGAGTCTAAGGTccataaaaaatgcaaaattcaGCTCAAAGGTTAACAAACCTTTATAATTAAGAGAAAGGATATGATTTTCTTATAATGCCAAAAATACccaaagaatatttaaaattgtataaaatgaatttatattgtaTGACTATGTTGTATTATTTACAGTACACcctacttgttttttttttctttagcctTTTAATTCTCtagtgatttatttatttttaaatgataaaaataaataaataaaaacccacATGCAAAGtaaaatcttgattttaaaagtttatttcaatatataactttaaattaattttcaaaattcaatttaaaatgaaaatattaaaattattttttaaacgatttcaacatgatttttttatttcatataataacaatatatatagtatggaaattctaaaatataagcaaaaaaatctttaaaaaaaaaagttattgctctatttcaaatatatgaaaattacattttaaaaatgctattattaatattaaaatttaaagaaatttttattaattgctTTCAAGAACATtactaaaatgttatattattaataaaaaaactaaaaattaattttaattatagaaaatatttggttttacttaaaatttaacttattcaattataaaatataaaaaattaaattagataaataaaaaatttaaaaagatataactACAAGTCTATTAATATGTCTATTGtgctttcctttttcaattttttttaataaaaatataaatgaaaagaaatattaaaatacttttagaaaagaaattaaaaaggtgAAATAAATGTAACAAGATCAAAAGGGGAGAGTAATGAAgtgagagtaaaaaaaaaaggagaaagaatatataaaaatcaaataattagaaGGATGAGACCACAAGTACATTCACTTTTCCTTATTTCAtttgagggtatttttgtcttttatatttcatatcCTTAGTATTAATTATACTAAATATGTGAACTTTagatttattttctgttttaacTAACCCTAAAttataattgtccaaaaaaaaaaaaaaatttaagataattttattatagtttattttttgtatttttttttattacaattaaatgagaaaatattagatttttttattattttaataattttttagattgaaatgATATAgattttttacattaattatttcttttaaacttataaaaagttaaaatcaatttatttttgtcattataataaaataagggtaattatttatttatttatttttataaaatgaagactatatttggttcccagaaaatttgagggaaaatgtcagggaaagaaaatagagaggaaaagtgaaaggaaagaaaaaacgaatgaaatgaaaagatgcattcaaaatcaataaattatttttatatgtttcttcaaattcatttaacttattttccttcattatataaagattgaataattttaaaatgtataagtttttaactaattttaattatatttgattttcttttatattttccatagtgaaaaccaaacatgagaaaaacattttctttagcattttttattttatttccttagtgctttctgggaaccaaacttAGCAGACATATATTGTAATCTTTCTAGATTAAGAGATGAAAAATTaatcacaattttttcaaatattttcatttcattacaCCTTACCCTAGTTATTCTTTAGGAatatttacttttgaaaattatattcaaCTTAGCATTTCCTTCCTCCTATTGATAATgctttttttccccattttctttgggattttaattttactttttgatcttaaaaattttctattactCCAAAAGAAAGCCACAATTAGTCTCTCTTGTTGATCTACTTGTTCAAGATAagcataatatttttatattccttTAGAGTTGGCATTGGATTAATATAGCGGTTTTGTAGTTACCCATTTCTTAGGCcttataataaatttgttttttctaaaagaaaaaaattgtaatgaatgaaatgatcaacaaattttcataaaaacctaaaaattagGAACCTAACTTTTTCATGAggctatattttgtttttagaaaaccaagggcaaaaatgttacaaaaaatGATATCCTTATATTTGAATAACATAGAAAATAGTACGaaaagaaaatactaaggaaaaaaagataaaaatgccATGATTTTGCTTCTCCCCACCCCCTTTTTTAGGTAGGgaaagttttgttttctttttacttctttttttctcatttgcATTATACTTCACAAAATGAAAAAGTACTTAAAGATACAAAATTTAGTAAATTAGGTGGTTTTTTTTGGTTCACATTCAATTAACCACTAGTTCAATCATAATGGAGATTaccaaatattattaaaaatatataatttggtAAATTgggtgattttatttttatttttttgggttcaCATTCGATTGGTCACTAGTTCAATCATATTGGAGATTACCAAGTATTACTAATTTACTTtacatttgttattttttacaacttattttaactcaccACATATACTTTGTAATTGACAGATATGAGACAAGGCTTATTAAGGAAATTATTGATGTCATCCTCAGAGAAATGAATTCTAAGCTCTTACTACCTGTTAGCAAGAACATGGTtggaatgaattttcatttggaaaaattgaaatcattgatAAAAATTGAGTCAAATGATGTTCGCATGATTGGGATTTATGGACTTGGTGGAATTGGTAAGACCACAATCTCCAAAGTTGTTTATAATAACATCTTCCATCTCTTTGAGAGTAGTATCTTTCTTTCAAATGTGAGAGAAAGATCCCAAGACTACCCAAGTCGGCTTCAATTGCAAAAAGAACTTCTGAATAGTGtcataaagggaaaaaatatggaaataaataatattcatgaGGGGATTAATGTGATAAAACAGAGACTTCGCTCAAAAAGGGTTCTTCTGATTCTTGATGATGTAGATAAATTAGAGCAATTAGAATTCTTAGCTGGAGAGCGTGGTTGGTTTGGTCTTAGAAGTAGAATCATCATAACAACTAGAGATCAACACTTGTTGAAGGAGCATGAAGTGGATGTACCGCCATATGAAGTTAAGGAGTTAGATTATGAGGAATCACTTCAACTTTTTTGTCAACATGCCTTTAAACAAAATACTCCTAAAAAAGATTATGTAGATGTCTCAAATGATGTGGTAGATTATGTTAATGGCCTACCCTTAGCCCTTGAAGTTTTGGGTTCTTCTCTTTTTAGTAAAAGCAAGGCTGAGTGGGAAAGTACAttacaaaaactaaaaagaaaacccAACATGACAGTCCAAAATGTGCTTAGGACAAGCTTTGATGGACTAGATGAGATAGAGAAGGATATATTTCTTGATGTTGCATGCTTCTTCAAAGGATGTAATGAAAAGGATGTTACAAGGCGACTTGACCATGCAAAGGGTGTAATAAGAGTTCTTAGTGACAAGTGTCTAATAACTCTTTCACATAACATCATAAGGATGCATGATTTGGTACAAGAAATGGGTAGAGAAATTGTTCGACATGATCATCCTAAAGAGCCTGGGAAATGGAGTAGACTGTGGGACCTTGATGATATTTGCCtcatattgagaaaaaaaacgGTATGATCTAAATGCATAAACTTAGTTGATCCAtagtatcattatttttatttaagtacctagatatctttataattttgttaaggttttatatatttttctctttactcATCTTCTT
Proteins encoded in this window:
- the LOC117906298 gene encoding disease resistance protein RPV1-like encodes the protein MTSTNTQIISYSPPPPSSSSKSTRLFAYEVFLSFRGEDTRYGFTDHLYEALISYGIHTFRDDEEIKRGGEVASELLNAIEESKIFVIIFSENYATSRWCLDELVKIFECMATKQRLILPIFCHVDPSDVRKQSGSYDQAFLDHEREADVEKKEKIQKWRLALTKAGNLAGYDLQKYRYETRLIKEIIDVILREMNSKLLLPVSKNMVGMNFHLEKLKSLIKIESNDVRMIGIYGLGGIGKTTISKVVYNNIFHLFESSIFLSNVRERSQDYPSRLQLQKELLNSVIKGKNMEINNIHEGINVIKQRLRSKRVLLILDDVDKLEQLEFLAGERGWFGLRSRIIITTRDQHLLKEHEVDVPPYEVKELDYEESLQLFCQHAFKQNTPKKDYVDVSNDVVDYVNGLPLALEVLGSSLFSKSKAEWESTLQKLKRKPNMTVQNVLRTSFDGLDEIEKDIFLDVACFFKGCNEKDVTRRLDHAKGVIRVLSDKCLITLSHNIIRMHDLVQEMGREIVRHDHPKEPGKWSRLWDLDDICLILRKKTGTEAIEGIFLDMFRSREISFTVEAFKRMERLRLFKVYWSCDVKVNDMGKEYQKLLIPKDFEFPSYDLRYLHWEGYSLKSLPSNFEGENLIELNLEHSNIKHLWQGEKCLQKLKVLNLSSSQQLTDMPRFSNMSNLEKLNIQFCGSLDNVDSSIGFLTKLTLLNLSGCRKIRSLPNTIHRLVSLESLYLDGTTIQELPFSMHHLTLLVLLSTRN